In one window of Streptomyces sp. NBC_00193 DNA:
- a CDS encoding DUF4082 domain-containing protein produces MNRRTRLLRYGLFTVVAALMAAALPPSVAVAADPCGPGSNAIVCENSKAGTPMSDWFAPSAYGDIKGFPAKESVQAGETLQFKIQSPTAYKVSVYRLGHYGGDGARLMSTAAQAAQTYPANFPQGGNPAACTKKASTGLVDCGNWPVTSTWTVPSDAVSGLYIANFDQADGNGVMPYPFVVRNDASHSDIVVQTSDQTWQAYNNYGGQDLYDGGGPAPDGRAYEVSYNRPMDIGGENGIYGSEYQMVAWLERNGYDVSYMSGIDMSTRGATQLQNHKVFMSSGHDEYWTQDQFTNALNTRRAGQHQTYFAGNEIFWKTRLAPSIDGANTANRTLVCYKETKLSFPQPNGIPDPSGIWTGTFMDPASATNGRPYQPQNQLTGSLFTVNGYRSDAITVPGAYAKMRLWRNTTVANLTPSQTATFPVGTLGYEWDSDVEDAARPPGQIAMSSTTVDINDGKYRLDYGNTYGNGTATHSLVAFRDQTSGALVFGSGTVQWSWGLTNMPTGNPDDAVVTEDKRMQQATVNIFADMGVQPKSLQSNLVVATASADHTGPVITVTSPAANATVPALRPVTITGTASDSGGGVVARVEVSTDGGTTWKATTGVASWSYKWTPTTPGSAQIKVRAVDDSVNIGATTTVPLTVGPQQCPCTVWPAAAVPGTVNAGDGSAVELGVKIRSSVPGSITGVRFYKSPANTGTHTGSLWSSTGQRLATGTFTNETASGWQQLNFSSPIPVKANTTYIASYFAPNGGYSFDTTFASADAGLAPFTALKSGTDGGNGVYRYSGTGGFPSTAASGSNYWVDAVLDTATASTTPPTVTSTTPQSAATGTSITTTVKAAFNSAVDADTLVFTVKGPGGVTVPGSKVLDISNSATFTPSSELALGTTYTASVQVADLWGNAMAAPVTWTFTTSTSPPAVNCPCTLWGPNATPTTANVGDDTNSVELGTRFQSTVAGYVTGVTFYKGPGNTGTHTGSLWSANGTLLATGTFGSETVSGWQQLHFATPVAITANTEYVASYHAPNGKYSVDGGYFSAAHRSYPLVAPADGGGAGTGNGLYKYGAGTVFPNNTFGSVNYWVGPVFTTTAPAPLAEGSTEVSGQ; encoded by the coding sequence ATGAACAGACGGACAAGGCTGCTGCGGTACGGGCTCTTCACCGTGGTGGCAGCCCTGATGGCGGCGGCGCTGCCGCCATCGGTGGCGGTCGCGGCGGACCCGTGCGGCCCCGGCTCCAACGCGATCGTGTGCGAGAACTCGAAGGCGGGCACACCGATGTCCGACTGGTTCGCACCCAGCGCCTACGGAGACATCAAGGGCTTCCCGGCCAAGGAGAGCGTGCAGGCGGGCGAGACCCTGCAGTTCAAGATCCAGTCGCCGACGGCCTACAAGGTGTCGGTCTACCGGCTCGGCCACTACGGGGGTGACGGAGCCCGCCTGATGTCGACCGCCGCCCAGGCGGCCCAGACGTACCCGGCCAACTTCCCCCAGGGCGGCAACCCGGCGGCCTGCACCAAGAAGGCCTCCACCGGCCTCGTCGACTGCGGCAACTGGCCGGTCACCTCGACCTGGACGGTGCCCTCCGACGCCGTCTCCGGCCTCTACATAGCCAACTTCGACCAGGCGGACGGCAACGGGGTCATGCCCTACCCGTTCGTGGTCCGCAACGACGCCAGCCACTCCGACATCGTCGTGCAGACCAGCGACCAGACCTGGCAGGCGTACAACAACTACGGCGGCCAGGACCTCTACGACGGCGGCGGCCCCGCCCCCGACGGCCGTGCCTACGAGGTCAGTTACAACCGGCCGATGGACATCGGCGGCGAGAACGGGATCTACGGATCCGAGTACCAGATGGTCGCCTGGCTGGAGCGCAACGGGTACGACGTCAGCTACATGTCCGGCATCGACATGTCGACCAGGGGCGCGACCCAGCTGCAGAACCACAAGGTGTTCATGTCCTCGGGGCACGACGAGTACTGGACCCAGGACCAGTTCACCAACGCCCTGAACACCCGCCGCGCGGGCCAGCACCAGACCTACTTCGCCGGCAACGAGATCTTCTGGAAGACCCGCCTGGCCCCCAGCATCGACGGGGCCAACACGGCCAACCGGACCCTGGTCTGCTACAAGGAGACCAAGCTCTCCTTCCCGCAGCCCAACGGCATCCCCGACCCGAGCGGGATCTGGACGGGCACCTTCATGGACCCGGCCAGCGCCACCAACGGCCGTCCCTACCAGCCGCAGAACCAGCTCACCGGCTCGCTGTTCACCGTGAACGGCTACCGCAGCGACGCGATCACCGTCCCCGGCGCCTACGCCAAGATGCGGCTGTGGCGCAACACCACCGTCGCGAACCTGACCCCCTCCCAGACCGCCACCTTCCCCGTCGGCACGCTCGGCTACGAGTGGGACAGCGACGTGGAGGACGCGGCCCGTCCGCCCGGCCAGATCGCGATGTCCTCCACCACGGTGGACATCAACGACGGCAAGTACCGCCTCGACTACGGGAACACGTACGGCAACGGGACCGCGACGCACAGCCTGGTCGCCTTCCGCGACCAGACCTCGGGCGCCCTGGTCTTCGGCTCCGGCACCGTGCAGTGGTCCTGGGGCCTGACCAACATGCCGACCGGCAACCCGGACGACGCGGTGGTCACCGAGGACAAGCGGATGCAGCAGGCGACGGTGAACATCTTCGCCGACATGGGGGTCCAGCCCAAGTCCCTGCAGAGCAACCTGGTCGTGGCCACCGCCTCCGCGGACCACACCGGCCCGGTCATCACCGTGACCAGCCCCGCGGCCAACGCCACCGTGCCCGCCCTGCGGCCCGTGACCATCACGGGCACCGCCTCCGACAGCGGCGGCGGAGTCGTGGCCCGCGTGGAGGTCTCCACCGACGGCGGAACCACCTGGAAGGCCACCACGGGCGTCGCGTCCTGGAGCTACAAGTGGACCCCGACCACCCCGGGTTCCGCGCAGATCAAGGTCCGCGCGGTGGACGACAGCGTCAACATCGGCGCCACCACCACCGTGCCGCTGACCGTGGGACCCCAGCAGTGCCCCTGCACCGTCTGGCCCGCCGCGGCCGTGCCGGGCACCGTCAACGCCGGTGACGGCAGCGCCGTGGAACTCGGCGTGAAGATCCGCTCCTCGGTGCCCGGTTCGATCACGGGCGTCCGCTTCTACAAGTCCCCGGCCAACACCGGCACCCACACGGGCAGCCTCTGGAGCAGCACCGGCCAGCGCCTGGCCACGGGCACCTTCACCAACGAGACCGCATCGGGCTGGCAGCAGCTCAACTTCTCCTCGCCGATCCCGGTCAAGGCCAACACCACCTACATCGCCTCCTACTTCGCCCCCAACGGCGGGTACTCCTTCGACACCACCTTCGCCTCGGCCGACGCCGGGCTGGCACCCTTCACCGCGCTGAAGAGCGGCACCGACGGCGGCAACGGCGTCTACCGCTACAGCGGCACCGGCGGGTTCCCGTCCACCGCCGCCTCCGGCAGCAACTACTGGGTGGACGCGGTCCTGGACACCGCCACCGCGAGCACGACGCCGCCGACCGTCACCTCGACCACCCCGCAGTCCGCGGCGACCGGCACCTCGATCACCACCACGGTGAAGGCCGCCTTCAACTCGGCGGTCGACGCCGACACGCTGGTGTTCACCGTCAAGGGTCCCGGCGGCGTGACCGTCCCGGGCAGCAAGGTCCTCGACATCTCCAACAGCGCCACCTTCACCCCGTCCAGCGAACTGGCACTGGGCACCACCTACACGGCGTCGGTGCAGGTGGCCGACCTGTGGGGCAACGCCATGGCCGCGCCGGTCACCTGGACCTTCACCACCAGCACGAGCCCGCCGGCGGTGAACTGCCCCTGCACCCTGTGGGGTCCGAACGCCACCCCGACCACCGCCAACGTCGGCGACGACACCAACTCCGTCGAACTGGGCACCCGTTTCCAGTCCACGGTCGCCGGCTACGTCACCGGCGTCACCTTCTACAAGGGCCCCGGGAACACCGGCACCCACACCGGCAGCCTCTGGTCCGCGAACGGCACGCTCCTGGCCACCGGAACCTTCGGCAGCGAGACCGTCTCGGGCTGGCAGCAGCTTCACTTCGCCACCCCGGTGGCCATCACCGCGAACACCGAGTACGTGGCCTCGTACCACGCGCCGAACGGCAAGTACTCCGTGGACGGCGGATACTTCAGCGCCGCGCACCGCTCCTATCCGCTCGTGGCCCCGGCCGACGGCGGCGGCGCGGGCACCGGCAACGGCCTCTACAAGTACGGCGCGGGCACGGTCTTCCCGAACAACACCTTCGGATCGGTGAACTACTGGGTCGGCCCGGTCTTCACCACCACGGCCCCCGCCCCGCTCGCGGAGGGATCCACGGAGGTGTCCGGCCAGTGA